TGAGCGGACTGGCCACCGCCCTGCCCGCCGTCGTCGTGGTCGGCGTCTGGGCGGGCATGCCCCAGACCACCGTCGCCCTGCTGGCCGGCCTGCAGAACACCCCGCGCGAACTGCACGAGGCCGCCGCGATGGACGGCGCGGGCGCCTGGCGCCGCTTCCGCACGGTCACCTGGCCCGCCCTCAGACCCATCGCCCTCGCGATCACCGCCCTCAACCTGATCTGGAACTTCAACTCCTTCGCCCTGGTCTATGTCCTGACCAACGGCGGCCCCGGCGGCCGCACCCGCCTGCCGATGCTCTTCGCGTACGAGGAGGCCTTCCGCTACGGGCAGTTCGGGTACGCGGCGGCGATGGGCTGTGTGATGGTCGCCGGGATCTCGATCGCCCTGGCGTTCGTCCTGGTGGGCCGACTGCGGCGGGGTGAGGACGCATGAGGAGTAGCAGAGCGGCGCGCACCGGCCAGTACCTGGCCCTCCTCGCCTATCTCGTCTTCCTCGCATTCCCGTTCCTCTGGCTGGTCTCCACCGCCTTCAAACCGGCTCGCGAGCTGGGCAGCCTCCACCCGACCTGGATCCCGAGGGACCCGACCCTCGCCAACTTCCGCCAGGCCTTCGACGAACAACCCCTGCTCCAGGCCGCGTTCAACTCGCTCGTCGCCGCCCTCGGCGCGGCCGTCGTCGCCGTACTGATCGCGACCCCGATGGCGTACGTCATGGCCCGGTACCGCACCACGCTCTCGCGGATGGCGACCGGGTGGGTGGTGGTCAGCCAGGCGTTCCCGTTCGTGCTGGTGATCATCCCGCTCTTCCTGGTGCTGAAGAACCTCCGGCTGATCAACTCCGTGCCCGGACTGGTCATGGTGTACGTGGTGTGGGCGCTGCCGTTCGCGCTGTGGATGCTGGTCGGCTACGTCCGGGCCGTGCCCACCGAGCTGGAGGAGGCGGCGGCGGTCGACGGGGCGGGGAAGCTGCGGACGCTGGTGTCGGTGACGGCGCCGCTGCTGGCACCCGGCATCGTGGCGACGGCGCTGTTCGCGTTCATCACGGCGTGGAACGAGTTCTTCTTCGCGCTGGTGCTCCTCAAGACCCCGGAGAAACAGACCCTGCCGGTCGTCCTCACCCACTTCATCGGCGCGGAGGGCGTGGCCGACCTCGGCCCGCTGGCGGCGGCGGCCTTCCTCGCCACGCTCCCGTCCCTGGTCGTCTTCGCGGTCATCCAGAAACGGATCACGGGCGGCATGCTCGCCGGGGCGGTGAAGAGCT
The sequence above is drawn from the Streptomyces griseiscabiei genome and encodes:
- a CDS encoding carbohydrate ABC transporter permease, which translates into the protein MRSSRAARTGQYLALLAYLVFLAFPFLWLVSTAFKPARELGSLHPTWIPRDPTLANFRQAFDEQPLLQAAFNSLVAALGAAVVAVLIATPMAYVMARYRTTLSRMATGWVVVSQAFPFVLVIIPLFLVLKNLRLINSVPGLVMVYVVWALPFALWMLVGYVRAVPTELEEAAAVDGAGKLRTLVSVTAPLLAPGIVATALFAFITAWNEFFFALVLLKTPEKQTLPVVLTHFIGAEGVADLGPLAAAAFLATLPSLVVFAVIQKRITGGMLAGAVKS